One segment of Toxoplasma gondii ME49 chromosome VI, whole genome shotgun sequence DNA contains the following:
- a CDS encoding hypothetical protein (encoded by transcript TGME49_238980) — MPQPRRDDGLCASARSFAGVTRREREEQESKQCQGKTRLLLVEHRSPQGRRRTLHCISCLLFAIILAGCTLHVDLNRGGHNDSRNGLANLARNSKWQLAAADSPWSFTAVAAASPLRETAELDKRLESDQNSQILSPQKNEDELRGEPAKKHLLERQKADNSLLSGPFQIDSGRGSRNAREERSSLEFATKDEEQGNDIDISEASEKKGTLTQAIAGDHRPLGEREDAKLQKNEVKSSFHGEEESPTKRNATGDEAGAFDDTTHANEVQAESNSPALGQAGGQSLQDSRSETPFVQTEKLMKVPYEAHSNVKGDHADVGISHSSKVTTRARVTHAETPGITPPPTAAPLEQTAQAVDQPETAQEVPRLGVDSPREDNKKADRQGTEDAVSLASVEHAETPGITPPPTAAPPEQAAQAVDQLEKGALRKVQQKRIHESVQLLERTRSDKPRSNPVLGRDPNRKPEEETDPQDWESLKATGDSQTTEGVNQAEKERSALPNAGMRLHRSNVLLAKAGTGRETQEDLRAKQDSELESPGDSRSPGGGVLGQQREEGQETNEERDTNATTADVPASQTARRERGKSGKASEQPSSEGESPQIFVDVLQLPRQSSVAPSENIAGSPVASVSMSEVEDDSTPRVEMGVKRAAAEVDADVGSFLEQMQIFDPEVKGLRRGLASLLVASLLLPAFHFRGTSLSSDIHDLCMQREELAGSTFFGLVFYGVSSVVSFLNSLSRQRQFRKSLARIQAGYFRKRQLALTAAASAAARRRFRQQPFIRPAAVKTKTRTAKKSPRIGIKRPNRHAADARLRVENRPLAGGARTDTGQAQASREANTKRERVTVASERKKGEATAPRETVGRKHEGGGHAGGQRGPVDSQIEQAMGFSGEPQPRQATSERRMHEGGEKGGSKGEERAEENGKPRAPVQKNKKPNQVDIKTAKQELPLHVSIRSRDRRVSVDLDLFEASMSRHKSARQVPARNKSEPAGFPLSSRAGDQKVLVQSSRGDRLKHSAVALKAKPVVAPKTQESTEKHKILEAPAKSQSEPARDAAGNKASPEADSNLDPQKGRHGPARGRLSQAEKTLGSPENEGRKNRWGAWIVALERGLRKHVNGDELTGRRALKDATPPCSADTTLPATPQNAKASWRPSASRTPSASPLHSESHMKAQPASGLAGRDGSPHGGTLSGASDSEDDEAEELGDGADSDAKKRVSVTRARALTRQRNALFRSGRAKAVKAALLAAKADLMDQAFDALTIRQLCPINGAVGIIVVLFTLLYSVAGRLGPESTQAASDTVSDPTSLAFLVLTFLVSLVRLQRSTKRLEAQRALMEKRRQQKARNLLRNYSDTPEGWRRQRIHAPLVYAPSGREDAGVRGGAGEGNCRGSSAPPAWRRGLVDWVAARQKRREQERGKDMDQQFHLSLGVEKHPTPDATPEQRSVTRSGWRAKLMRGLRRRLRQPSEKHDEVQDEGSEAHENELSFEVHDLAMEDVSVQEDLTPR, encoded by the exons ATGCCGCAACCACGGCGAGATGATGGCCTCTGCGCGAGTGCCCGGAGTTTCGCTGGTGTTAccaggcgagagagggaggagcagGAAAGCAAGCAGTGCcaaggaaaaacgcgtcTGCTGCTCGTTGAGCACCGGTCTCCACAGGGACGACGCCGGACCCTTCACTGCATTTCCTGTCTGCTTTTCGCGATCATTTTGGCAGGCTGTACTCTCCATGTTGATCTAAACCGAGGTGGGCACAACGACTCGAGAAACGGACTGGCAAACTTGGCTCGTAATTCCAAGTGGCAGCTGGCCGCGGCCGACAGTCCCTGGAGTTTCACCGCTGTGGCAGCTGCCTCGCCTCTGAGGGAGACTGCTGAACTGGACAAGCGACTCGAGAGCGATCAAAACTCACAGATATTATCGCCCCaaaagaacgaagacgaaTTGAGGGGAGAACCGGCTAAGAAACACTTGCTTGAGAGGCAAAAGGCGGACAACAGCTTGCTCAGTGGACCTTTCCAAATTGACAGTGGCCGTGGCTCTCGAAACGCTCGTGAAGAGAGATCGTCGCTGGAGTTTGCGACAAAGGACGAAGAGCAGGGGAACGATATCGACATCAGCGAGGCGTCGGAAAAAAAGGGTACATTGACGCAGGCGATTGCTGGAGACCACAGACCCTTAGGCGAGAGGGAGGATGCAAAActtcagaaaaacgaagtgAAATCAAGTTTCCACGGTGAAGAAGAGTCTCCGACGAAGCGGAACGCGACGGGCGATGAAGCCGGTG CCTTTGATGACACGACTCATGCGAATGAAGTGCAAGCAGAGTCAAATTCCCCGGCGTTAGGTCAGGCCGGAGGCCAATCACTTCAGGACTCTCGCAGCGAGACCCCGTTCGTCCAAACAGAAAAGCTCATGAAGGTCCCATATGAGGCGCACAGCAACGTCAAGGGAGACCATGCAGACGTCGGCATCTCGCACTCGAGCAAAGTGACCACCCGCGCCCGTGTCACACATGCTGAGACCCCAGGGATCACCCCGCCCCCGACCGCCGCCCCGCTCGAGCAGACTGCGCAGGCTGTAGATCAGCCAGAGACGGCCCAGGAGGTACCAAGGCTCGGGGTAGACAGTCCGAGAGAGGACAATAAAAAAGCGGACAGACAGGGGACAGAAGATGCGGTGAGTCTGGCTTCTGTCGAACATGCTGAGACCCCAGGGATCACCCCGCCCCCGACCGCCGCCCCGCCCGAGCAGGCTGCGCAGGCTGTAGATCAGCTGGAGAAGGGGGCCCTGCGAAAGGTTCAGCAGAAAAGGATACATGAAAGCGTTCAGTTATTGGAACGGACTCGTTCTGACAAGCCGAGAAGCAACCCCGTTCTTGGAAGAGACCCGAACAGAAAaccggaggaagagacagatccGCAAGATTGGGAGTCTCTGAAGGCGACCGGTGACTCGCAGACGACAGAGGGTGTGAATCAGGCCGAGAAGGAACGCAGCGCCTTGCCAAATGCTGGGATGAGGCTCCACCGGTCGAATGTCTTACTTGCAAAGGCCGGAACAGGTagggagacacaggaagaCCTGCGGGCAAAGCAAGACTCCGAGTTGGAATCGCCGGGAGACAGCCGCAGCCCGGGCGGCGGCGTGCTTGGCCAGCAGCGGGAAGAAGGCCAAGAgacgaacgaagagagagacacaaacgcgACGACAGCAGACGTCCCTGCGAGTCAAACGGCACGCCGCGAACGCGGGAAAAGCGGCAAGGCGTCAGAGCAGCCGTCCAGTGAAGGCGAATCGCCGCAAATCTTCGTCGACGTGCTCCAACTGCCGAGACAGTCCTCGGTTGCCCCCTCGGAGAACATCGCGGGTTCACCTGTGGCCTCGGTGTCCATGTCTGAGGTGGAAGACGACTCGACACCACGCGTGGAGATGGGAGTGAAGCGGGCGGCCGCGGAAGTCGACGCAGATGTCGGGAGCTTTCTTGAGCAAATGCAAATCTTCGACCCAGAGGTTAAGGGTCTCCGTCGGGGCCTCGCAAGCCTTCTCGTcgcctccctccttctcccgGCTTTCCACTTCCGGGGAACCTCGCTTTCGTCGGATATCCACGACttatgcatgcagcgcgaaGAGTTGGCGGGGTCGACGTTCTTCGGGCTTGTGTTCTACGGCGTTTCAAGCGTAGTGAGTTTCCTTAACAGCCTATCCCGCCAGCGCCAGTTCAGGAAAAGTCTCGCCCGCATTCAAGCCGGCTACTTCCGAAAGAGACAGTTGGCCCTCACGGCCGCTGCATCCGCTGCAGCTCGTCGAAGGTTCAGGCAGCAGCCATTCATCCGGCCAGCGGCCGtgaaaacaaagacgagaacCGCGAAGAAATCCCCGAGGATTGGCATCAAAAGGCCGAATCGACATGCCGCAGACGCGCGGCTCCGCGTCGAGAATCGGCCGCTCGCCGGGGGAGCTCGAACAGACACCGGGCAAGCGCAGGCATCTCGCGAGGCGAACACGAAGCGAGAGCGAGTAACGGTAGCttcggagagaaaaaaaggcgaagCAACGGCTCCACGGGAAACGGTGGGGAGGAAACATGAGGGTGGAGGCCACGCAGGAGGCCAGCGAGGCCCCGTAGATTCGCAGATCGAGCAGGCGATGGGCTTCTCGGGAGAGCCGCAGCCAAGGCAGGCGACCTCTGAGCGGAGAATGCATgaaggaggggagaagggaggatCTAAGGGCGAAGAGCgtgcagaagagaacggcAAGCCACGAGCCCCCGTAcaaaagaacaagaagccCAACCAGGTCGATATCAAGACTGCGAAACAGGAACTGCCTCTGCACGTGAGCATCCGGTCTCGGGACCGTCGAGTGTCAGTGGATTTGGACCTTTTTGAAGCTTCCATGAGTCGACATAAGAGCGCGAGACAGGTTCCAGCCCGGAACAAATCAGAGCCTGCGGGGTTTCCGCTGTCTTCGCGTGCTGGGGATCAAAAGGTGCTCGTTCAAAGTAGCCGCGGTGACCGACTGAAACATTCCGCAGTGGCTCTCAAGGCAAAGCCCGTTGTAGCGCCTAAGACCCAAGAGagcacagagaaacacaagatTCTGGAGGCGCCAGCGAAGTCCCAGAGCGAACCCGCTCGAGACGCTGCGGGCAACAAGGCCTCGCCTGAGGCTGACTCGAACCTCGACCCTCAGAAAGGCCGTCACGGCCCCGCCAGGGGGAGACTCAgccaggcagagaagacgctggGTTCTCCGGAAAACGAGGGGCGCAAAAACCGCTGGGGCGCTTGGATTGTTGCTCTAGAAAGAGGTCTGAGAAAGCATGTGAACGGCGACGAGTTGACGGGTCGGAGAGCTCTGAAGGACGCAACGCCTCCTTGCTCCGCTGACACGACACTCCCTGCCACCCCACAGAACGCGAAGGCTTCCTGGCGCCCCTCAGCGTCGCGGACTCCTTCGGCCTCTCCGCTACACTCCGAGAGCCACATGAAGGCGCAGCCCGCGTCGGGCCTTGCGGGGCGAGACGGGTCGCCTCACGGGGGGACTCTCTCGGGGGCGTCCGACTCGGAGGACGATGAGGCCGAAGAATTGGGAGATGGAGCCGATAGCGACGCGAAGAAACGGGTCTCAGTTACACGCGCACGCGCCCTGACAAGGCAGAGGAACGCCCTCTTTCGTTCCGGCCGAGCGAAGGCTGTGAAAGCCGCGCTCCTCGCGGCAAAGGCAGACCTCATGGATCAAGCGTTCGACGCCCTGACGATCCGGCAGCTGTGCCCGATCAACGGGGCGGTGGGGATTATTGTGGTTCTCTTCACGCTTTTGTACAGCGTCGCGGGTCGCCTGGGTCCCGAATCGACTCAGGCCGCGTCCGACACGGTCTCTGATCCCACATCCCTTGCATTCTTGGTCCTcacctttctcgtctcgctggttcgcctgcagagaagcacCAAGAGACTCGAGGCGCAGCGAGCCCTGATGGAGAAGCGGCGACAGCAGAAGGCGCGGAATTTGCTGCGGAACTACTCAGACACACCGGAGGGGTGGCGCCGACAGCGGATCCACGCCCCCCTGGTCTACGCGCCCAGCggccgagaagacgcaggcgtCCGGGGAGGCGCCGGCGAAGGTAACTGCCGCGGCAGCTCCGCCCCACCGGCGTGGCGGCGAGGCCTCGTAGACTGGGTggcggcgagacagaaacgaagggaacaagagagagggaaggacaTGGACCAGCAATTCCACTTGTCA